A genomic segment from Neobacillus sp. YX16 encodes:
- a CDS encoding GNAT family N-acetyltransferase, whose translation MNPLLLDVPLKLETERLMLRAPLQAGDGEIVNQAIGDSFYELKSWLSLFQEPLTVEETEIMLRNAHINFLKRESFRFLIFDKGGNDFIGTTSLHGIDWDIPKCEIGYWINTKYSGNGYMTEAVKELVNFGLNNIKFRRIGIRCESTNLKSRAIPEKLGFVLEGTLRNDDLSADGNKLTDTCVYSIIK comes from the coding sequence ATGAACCCATTGTTGTTAGATGTTCCTTTAAAATTAGAAACAGAAAGGCTAATGCTTCGAGCACCACTACAAGCTGGTGACGGAGAAATTGTGAACCAAGCAATTGGAGATTCCTTTTATGAATTAAAATCGTGGTTGTCACTTTTCCAGGAACCTCTTACTGTTGAAGAAACAGAGATAATGTTAAGGAATGCTCATATAAATTTTTTGAAGAGAGAAAGTTTTCGTTTTCTTATCTTTGATAAAGGTGGCAATGACTTTATTGGAACTACGAGCCTCCATGGGATTGACTGGGACATTCCAAAATGTGAAATTGGATACTGGATTAATACAAAATATAGCGGTAATGGATATATGACAGAAGCTGTAAAGGAATTGGTTAACTTTGGATTAAATAATATCAAATTTAGAAGAATTGGAATAAGGTGTGAATCAACAAACCTTAAAAGTCGTGCTATCCCAGAAAAACTTGGGTTTGTATTAGAAGGTACTTTAAGAAATGATGACTTATCCGCTGATGGTAACAAACTAACTGACACTTGTGTTTATTCTATAATAAAGTAA